The following proteins are co-located in the Myroides profundi genome:
- a CDS encoding enoyl-CoA hydratase/isomerase family protein, with translation MNQDQNTPFITETIQDKVATISFYSPGSNSFPSSQLEQLTNIINKLSNHPHINTIILKSEGTGAFCAGASFDELLSIKDTTTGQAFFSGFANVINAMRKSPKIFIGRIHGKTVGGGVGLAAACDYCFATTNASIKLSELAIGIGPFVIEPAVSRKIGKTAFTEMSLAAHEWKTATWAQNHGLYSEVYDTVDRLDLEVETFATKISSYNPEALYEMKKIFWEGTDHWTELLHQRAEISGRLVLSEFTINALNQFKAK, from the coding sequence ATGAACCAAGACCAAAACACACCCTTTATAACAGAAACTATCCAAGATAAAGTAGCAACGATATCATTCTATAGTCCAGGAAGTAACTCATTTCCTAGTTCACAATTAGAACAGCTAACCAACATCATCAATAAACTAAGTAATCACCCTCATATTAATACAATAATTCTAAAAAGCGAAGGAACAGGAGCATTCTGTGCTGGAGCTTCTTTTGACGAATTACTTTCTATTAAAGACACTACTACAGGTCAAGCCTTTTTCTCTGGCTTTGCTAATGTCATTAATGCGATGCGCAAAAGTCCGAAGATATTTATCGGTCGTATCCATGGCAAAACTGTAGGAGGAGGAGTAGGACTAGCTGCTGCATGTGATTATTGTTTTGCAACAACGAACGCTTCTATTAAGCTATCAGAACTAGCTATAGGTATTGGTCCTTTCGTAATCGAACCTGCTGTATCTCGTAAAATAGGTAAAACAGCATTCACAGAAATGTCTCTTGCAGCACACGAATGGAAAACAGCTACTTGGGCACAGAATCACGGATTGTATAGTGAGGTATATGATACTGTAGACAGACTTGACTTAGAAGTAGAGACCTTTGCTACTAAGATAAGTTCATATAACCCAGAAGCACTATACGAAATGAAGAAAATATTCTGGGAAGGAACAGATCATTGGACAGAATTATTACATCAACGCGCAGAAATATCAGGTAGACTAGTATTATCTGAATTTACAATAAATGCACTTAACCAATTTAAAGCAAAATAA